One genomic segment of Caloranaerobacter ferrireducens includes these proteins:
- the csaB gene encoding polysaccharide pyruvyl transferase CsaB yields MKKRKRVLISGYYGFNNSGDDAILKAIVKDFKRISKNIDIVVLSKNPSSTQKIYDVKAINRFNIIDILLEMRNIDMLISGGGSLLQDVTSTRSIIYYLFIIFLAKLFKKPVMIYANGIGPINKRLNRLLTKIILNKVDMITLRDSNSKETLKNIGVNIDNMFVTADPVFTLEASNEKRVKEIFIKEEIPQDKPLVGLAVREWRNSEKLKETLAKTLDFLSSSYGMKFLLIPMHYPEDLKISQEIKKNTKADCYILKNSYNVEDIMGIIKYLDMIIAMRLHSLIYAATQAVPMVGLIYDPKVEGFLDMINVDTRCNVDSLEIVDLCTQIEKVWRKRNEYNKLLTEVKYLLKKRAKDNIAMALELLKK; encoded by the coding sequence ATGAAAAAGAGAAAAAGGGTTTTGATTTCTGGATATTATGGGTTTAATAATAGTGGGGATGACGCAATTTTAAAAGCTATTGTTAAAGATTTTAAGCGTATTAGTAAGAATATTGATATTGTTGTATTATCAAAGAATCCATCAAGTACACAAAAAATTTATGATGTAAAGGCGATAAATAGATTTAATATAATTGATATACTTTTAGAGATGCGTAATATTGATATGTTAATTAGTGGTGGTGGTAGTTTATTACAAGACGTTACAAGTACTAGGTCTATAATTTACTATTTATTTATAATTTTTTTAGCGAAATTATTTAAAAAACCTGTAATGATCTATGCTAACGGTATTGGTCCAATAAACAAAAGGTTGAATAGATTACTGACTAAGATTATACTAAATAAAGTGGATATGATAACCTTAAGAGATTCTAATTCAAAAGAGACATTGAAAAATATAGGTGTAAACATCGATAATATGTTTGTGACAGCTGATCCAGTTTTTACTTTGGAAGCCTCAAATGAAAAAAGAGTAAAAGAGATATTTATAAAAGAGGAAATACCACAGGATAAACCTTTGGTTGGATTGGCAGTCAGAGAATGGAGAAATTCGGAAAAACTGAAGGAGACTTTAGCTAAAACATTGGACTTTTTAAGTAGTAGTTATGGTATGAAATTTTTACTTATTCCAATGCATTATCCTGAAGATTTAAAAATAAGTCAAGAGATTAAGAAAAACACTAAGGCAGACTGCTATATATTAAAGAACAGTTATAATGTTGAGGATATAATGGGAATAATTAAATATTTGGATATGATTATTGCTATGAGATTACATTCACTTATATATGCTGCTACACAAGCAGTTCCAATGGTTGGTTTAATATACGATCCTAAAGTTGAAGGTTTTTTAGACATGATTAATGTTGATACTAGATGCAATGTAGATTCGCTTGAGATTGTTGATTTATGTACGCAGATTGAAAAAGTATGGAGAAAGAGAAATGAGTACAATAAATTACTTACAGAGGTAAAATATTTACTTAAAAAAAGGGCAAAAGATAATAT